The nucleotide sequence CCTCTTGAATTATGATAAGGTCTAAAAGTTTGATAATTGTACTCTCTCTGAATTTCTTCAAAATATTGTTTATGAATATTTCCATCTATAGAATAATCAATTACATATAGTCCTCGATGTATACTCGACATTTGAGCTTTTATTACAACTGTAAGCATATCGACGTCTCTATCGTATTCCATACAAACAATTCCCCCTTTTATCTGGTGTACTGATGACAATACTCTGCGCGTTCCTACTTCTAGATCCCAATGAGTTATGATAGGTAAATTGTTTGCTGAACCACCTAAGAAAGCAATGTTATCTTCAACAGAGAAATAGTCTACTTTCATTTTCTCTACGTTCTTGTAGTAGAAAACTTTTTGGGCTCCATCAGCTAATCTAATTCTTAGAACCTGATAATTCAATTCTGATGATTTCATTAAGAAATAAGCATAATCATCATCGTAACCATCTGAAATTACATCTCCATAATGGTCTAATTTGATCTGCTTTGTCCACTTTTTCTGAAAATCAGTTTGAACATAAGTAACCTCTATATCTGAAATGATATTTTTCTTTTCTCCTCCGTAGCGATTTCTTAAAACGAGTAAACCTTGTTCTCCCATTTCATTTAACCTGTAAGAACCATCATATTCATGTAACATTGGAAACTGAATAGTGTGTTCTTCAAAAGTCTGAGAGAATAATGATGATGAGATAAGCATTAAGGTTAATATACTAATAGTTGTGTATCGTGTTATCGATGTCTTCATGGGCCAAGCGTGTGATAGTTGATGAGAATAATTAACTAGGTTATTACAGGGTAGAATAAAAATATGTACATTTACAAGAGAATAGTATGCTGTTTTATAGACTGACGATAATTGTACTATTCTTATTCTTTGTTTACTTCCATAGTAATAGAAGTTTCCTCTCTTGTTGTTTACAGAATGATATTCTTCAAATTAAGAGTAATATTGAAAGAAACTAAATTTACAAGCATAAAAATCAAGCAGTTAACTACAAAACTAATTAAAACTTTAACGTTTCTTAGTTTAGTACAATTATTAATCTTCGGGGTAGTTCATTTCCTTTTTCCCTATCCAAAGAAAATACATTATGGACAAGTACTCTATTCTTCTAATAATGAAGTTATTGGTGCAACACTCAATAATGAAGATAAATGGAGATTATATTCTAGCCTAGATGAAGTAGACCCTTTATTTATTGATAATATTTTACACAAAGAGGACCAACACTTTTATTACCATTTAGGTGTAGATCCGTTAGCAATAATTAGAGCTTTTTTCAATAATATTTATAGTAATAAAAGAACATCAGGTGCATCCACAATTAGTATGCAAGTTGTTCGATTGCTAGAACCAAAAGAAAGAACCTACTACAATAAAATTATCGAAATGTTTAGGGCATTACAGCTTGAATGTACTTACTCAAAAAAGGAAATACTTGAAATGTATATCAATATCATTCCTTTTGGTGGTAATATAGAAGGCATCAAAGCTGCTACTGTTTTATATCTACAAAAGAACCCTGGAATTCTAAGCCCTGCAGAAGCATGTATGCTCTCTATTATTCCCAATCGCCCTACATCATTAGCATTAGGAAAACAGCAAGACCTTATCGTTTCAGAAAGAAATAAGTGGTTAGAAAGATACTATCAAGGTGGTTTAATTGATGAGAATGCTTTAGAATCAGCAAAGGTTGAACCTATAAATCTTCAACGTACAAGTATCCCTAAAATAATTCCTCACTTAAGTAGACAACTGACAAACAGGTTTTATGATGAATCTAGAATCAAAACTTACATCAACATTAATACACAATTAAAAACGCAAGATTTAGTAAAAAAATATGCTCGACGATTAAGGAGTATTGGGATTAATAATGCTGCCGCAATCATTATCGATAATCATACTAGAGAGGTCATCTCCTATGTTGGTTCTCAAGACTTCTTCGATGATAAATTTGCTGGTCAGGTTGATGGAATTCAGGCGAAAAGATCACCTGGAAGTACATTAAAACCATTAATTTATGGGATTGGGTTCGACAGAGGTTTAATCACACCGAAAACTAAAATATTAGATGTACCTACGGATTTTGGAAACTATAGTCCACTTAATTATGATGAAAAGTTTAGAGGCTATATCACTGTTGAGGATGCTCTAGGAAAGTCTTTGAATATACCTGCAGTAGCAACATTAGAAGAAATTGGTGTGGATCATTTCACTAACAAATTAATCACAGCTGGCTTTAACAGTATAGCACAACAAAAAAATAGATTGGGGTTATCTGTCGCACTAGGAGGTTGTGGTGTAACTTTAGAAGAATTAACGGGTTTATATGCCTCATTGGGAAATAAAGGAACATATTCCTCCCTAAGAAAAAGTACTTTTGACAAGGATTCCACTAACTATCAAATAATAAGTCCTGAAAGTAATTATATGATATATGAGATACTTTCTAATTTAAAACGTCCCGATTTACCTAATAATCCTCAAAACAGTAATAATGCTCCTAACATTGCTTGGAAAACAGGAACTTCATATGGTAGAAAAGATGCATGGAGTATTGGTTACAATAAAGAATATACTGTTGGAGTATGGTGTGGTAACTTCAATAACGAAGGTTCTCCTGATTTAACGGGTGCAGAGACAGCGACACCACTGCTTTTTAATATTTTCAGAACTTTATATCCAACAGTAAATTCAAAAAAAGAAGAATTTGAAATACCAGATCAACTTTTCGAAAGATTAGTATGTAGCAGTACAGGTTTAATTCCAGAATATTTCTGTGATCATACTATAGAAGATAGCTATATCCCTACTGTATCATTAACCAAGAAATGTTCACATCGAAAACTATATTTTATTAATCCGATAGAATCCTTCTCATATTGTGGAAAATGTTTGCCTAAAGAAGGTGGGTATAAAAAGAAGTTTTACAACAATTATCCAGAACAATTGGTACGTTTTTATAACGATGAAAAAATACCTTTTGAAACTCCTCCACCTCATAACCCTGAATGCAAATATACAATTTCAGGTAAACCTCCTACGATTTCAAGCCCTGTAGATGGTCGTACTTATTATATCCTAGATCATAATACTGAACTAGAATTG is from Flammeovirga agarivorans and encodes:
- the pbpC gene encoding penicillin-binding protein 1C, whose amino-acid sequence is MKETKFTSIKIKQLTTKLIKTLTFLSLVQLLIFGVVHFLFPYPKKIHYGQVLYSSNNEVIGATLNNEDKWRLYSSLDEVDPLFIDNILHKEDQHFYYHLGVDPLAIIRAFFNNIYSNKRTSGASTISMQVVRLLEPKERTYYNKIIEMFRALQLECTYSKKEILEMYINIIPFGGNIEGIKAATVLYLQKNPGILSPAEACMLSIIPNRPTSLALGKQQDLIVSERNKWLERYYQGGLIDENALESAKVEPINLQRTSIPKIIPHLSRQLTNRFYDESRIKTYININTQLKTQDLVKKYARRLRSIGINNAAAIIIDNHTREVISYVGSQDFFDDKFAGQVDGIQAKRSPGSTLKPLIYGIGFDRGLITPKTKILDVPTDFGNYSPLNYDEKFRGYITVEDALGKSLNIPAVATLEEIGVDHFTNKLITAGFNSIAQQKNRLGLSVALGGCGVTLEELTGLYASLGNKGTYSSLRKSTFDKDSTNYQIISPESNYMIYEILSNLKRPDLPNNPQNSNNAPNIAWKTGTSYGRKDAWSIGYNKEYTVGVWCGNFNNEGSPDLTGAETATPLLFNIFRTLYPTVNSKKEEFEIPDQLFERLVCSSTGLIPEYFCDHTIEDSYIPTVSLTKKCSHRKLYFINPIESFSYCGKCLPKEGGYKKKFYNNYPEQLVRFYNDEKIPFETPPPHNPECKYTISGKPPTISSPVDGRTYYILDHNTELELQAITANDVDYIYWYVNDQYVAKVNIESSFFYQFEVGKNKISCTDDKGRTNEIFIFVN